DNA sequence from the Streptomyces sp. CA-210063 genome:
CGGACGGCACGGGCACCACCATCCCGCTCGTCGTCGCCAACATGACCGCCATCGCCGGCCGCCGCATGGCCGAGACGGTCGCCCGCCGCGGTGGCCTGGTGGTCATCCCGCAGGACATCCCGAACGAGGTCGTCACCGACGTCATCTCCTGGGTGAAGAGCCGCCATCTCGTCCTCGACACCCCGATCGTGCTGAACCCGCACCAGACGGTCGCCGACGCGCTGGCCCTGCTGCCGAAGCGCGCGCACAACGCGGGCGTCGTCGTCGACGAGGCGCTCCGGCCCGTCGGAGTCGTCACCGACGCGGATCTGACCGGCGTCGACCGCTTCACCCAGCTCGAAGTCGTCATGTCCCGCGACCTGTTGCTCCTGGACGCCGACATCGACCCGCGCGAGGCCTTCAACCGGCTCGACGCGGCCAACCGCCGGTACGCGCCCGCGGTCGACAAGGACGGCCGCCTCGCCGGCATCCTCACCCGCAAGGGCGCCCTGCGGGCCACGCTCTACACGCCGGCCGTCGACGCCGACGGCAAGCTGCGCATAGCCGCCGCCGTCGGCGTCAACGGCGACTTCGCGGGCAAGGCCCAGGAACTGCTGGACGCGGGTGTCGACACGCTCGTCATCGACACCGCGCACGGCCACCAGGAGTCGATGATCAACGCGATCAAGCTGGTGCGGGACCTCGCCCCCCGGGTGCCCATCGTCGCGGGCAACATCGTCGCCGCGGAGGGTGTCCGGGACCTGATCGAGGCGGGCGCGGACATCGTCAAGGTCGGTGTCGGCCCGGGTGCCATGTGCACGACCCGGATGATGACCGGGGTCGGGCGGCCGCAGTTCTCGGCCGTTCTGGAGTGCGCCGCCGAGGCGAAGAAGTACGGGAAGCACGTGTGGGCCGACGGTGGTGTGCGGCACCCCCGTGATGTCGCCATGGCGCTGGCCGCGGGCGCGTCGAACGTGATGATCGGGTCGTGGTTCGCGGGGACGTACGAGTCGCCGGGCGACCTTCAGCAGGACGCCGACGGGCGGCTGTACAAGGAGTCGTTCGGGATGGCGTCGGCGCGGGCCGTTCGCAACCGTACGAGCGAGGAGTCGGCGTACGACCGGGCGCGCAAGGCGCTGTTCGAGGAAGGCATCTCCACTTCGCGGATGTTCCTGGATCCGGTCCGGCCCGGGGTCGAGGATCTGATCGACTCGGTCATCGCGGGAGTGCGGTCGTCCTGCACGTATGCGGGGGCCGGGTCTCTGGAGGAGTTCGCGGAGCGGGCCGTGGTGGGGATTCAGAGTGCGGCCGGGTATGCGGAGGGTAAGCCGTTGCACGCCAGCTGGAGCTAGTGCCGCGTCAGCCAAGGTTTGCCCGTCAAGGAGCGGCGTCCGGTGCGTGCTCTCGGCGTGCCGGCCGGAAGTCCTCGTCGATGGACCGGACGTACTTGGGCTTTCGGCCGGTGCGGCGGTGGGGGCCCCTCCCGTTCGAGCGAAGCCGAGAATGGGGGAGCGTGCCGGGCGTCGCGACGGGGCGAACCTTGGCTGACGCGGCACTAGGCCGCCTTCGAGCTCGGGGCGCAAGGGTTTTAAGGAGCCGTGCAACGAAGCTTCGCCCTCGTTCGATGTACGCAACGATCTTGCGGAAGTGCGCAAGGTTGCCGCATTACGCTCGTGAAGCTCCGGCTCATAGGGTCATGCGCTGTACGTGGCGTGGCGGGGACCTCCTGCTCGGTGGCCCCCTGCTGTTCGGTGCTGTCGGTCCTCACCCGCCCTGACCGGCAGCGATGAAGGAGCCACGCGTGCTCGACCAAGGCGCACCCCCGCAGAACGACAAGCAGCCGGCCCCGCCGCCCGACGGCGTCGGGGCGCGGCTGATGCGCCGCAAGCCCGTGGAACGCCTGGTCGCGGAGGGTGGCCAGGGTGAGGGAGGGTCGCTGCGGAGATCCCTCGGGCTGTGGCAGCTGACGATGATCAGCATCGGTGCCACGCTCGGCACCGGCATCTTCGTCGTCCTCGGCGAGGCCGTTCCCAAGGCCGGGCCCGCCGTCACCCTCTCCTTCGTGATCGCCGGTCTCACCGCGCTGTTCTCGGCCCTGTCGTACGCGGAGCTGGCCGGCACCATCCCGGTCTCCGGGTCCTCGTACTCGTACGCGTACGCAACGATGGGCGAGCTGGTCGCATGGGTCTGCGGCTGGTGTCTGGTCCTGGAGTACGGGGTGTCGGTGTCGGCCGTCGCCGTCGGCTGGGGCGAGTACCTCAACGAGCTGCTGGACGGGACCGTCGGAGTGACCCTTCCGGCCGCGCTGTCCGCGCCGCCCGGCGACGGGGGCATCTTCAACCTGCCCGCGCTGATCGTCGTGCTGCTCGCGATGGCGTTCCTGCTGGGCGGGGCCCGGGAGTCCGCCCGAGCCAACACGATCATGGTCGTGGTGAAGATCGCCGCTCTGCTGCTCTTCTGCCTCATCGGTCTGCAGGGCTTCCGGTCCGGCAACTACGAGAACTTCATGCCGCTCGGCATGGCCGGTGTCAGCGCGGCCGGGGCGACGCTCTTCTTCTCGTACATCGGGTTCGACGCGGCCTCGACCGCCGGTGAGGAGGCGAAGAACGCGCAGCGTGATCTGCCGCGCGCGATCATGCTGTCCCTGGTCATCGTCACCGCGCTGTACGTGCTGGTCGCCGCCGTCGCGATCGGGGCGCGGCCCTGGGAGCGGTTCGGCGAGTCCGAAGCGGCGCTCGCCGGGATCATGAAGGACGTCACCGGGGACGCGTTCTGGGGGACGCTGCTGGCGGCCGGCGCGGTCATCGCCATCGCGAGTGTGGTGCTGACCGTGCTGTACGGGCAGACCCGCATCCTGTTCGCCATGTCCCGGGACGGGCTCGTGCCCACGGTGTTCTCACGCGTGCACCCGAGGACCGGGACGCCTCGCGTCAACACCGTGATCGTCTCGCTGTTCTGCGGTGTGCTCGCCGCGGCCATTCCGCTGGGGCAGCTCGCCGATGCGACGAGCATCGGCACGTTGTTCGCGTTCGCGCTGGTCAATGTGGCCGTCGTGGTACTGCGGCGGACCCGGCCGGACATGCCGCGGACCTTCCGGGTGCCGCTGTCGCCGGTGCTGCCCGCGCTGGGGTTCGCGTTCTGCGTCTGGATGATGGGCAGCCTCGACAGCGTCACCTGGGTCGTCTTCGGCGTCTGGATGGCTGTCGGGCTCGTGTTCTACTTCAGTTACGGCTATCGCCGCTCCCGTCTCGCGACCCCATCGACTTCACCGTCTCCCTCAGCTCCGTCGACTCCAGAGAAGTGATCCACCCGCAGTGCTGAACGATCTCGACGAACGCATCGTGCACGCCCTCGCCGAGGACGCCCGCCGCTCCTACTCCGACATCGGCCAACTCGTCGGGCTCTCCGCGCCCGCGGTCAAACGGCGGGTGGACCGACTGCGGGCCACCGGGGCGATCACCGGATTCACCGTGCGGGTGGACCCCGCCGCGCTCGGGTGGGAGACCGAGGGGTTCGTCGAGATCTACTGCCGGCGGAACACGTCGCCGGAGACGATCCAGCGGGGGCTGGAGCGGTATCAGGAGGTCGTCGCGGCGTCGACGGTCACCGGCGAAGCGGATGCCGTGGTGCAGGTTTTCGCGTCGGACATGCGGCACTTCGAGCGGGTGCTCGAGCGGATCGCCGGGGAGCCGTTCGTCGAGCGGACGAAGTCGGTGCTTGTGCTGTCGCCTTTGCTGCGGCGGTTTTCTTCCGGGGCGCCCGCCTAGTAGCAAGGGTGGGCAGGTTGTCGGGCGGCTGCGGGTTCGTCGTGGTTCTCGCGCGGTTCCCCGCGCCCCTTATTGCTGGTCGGCGGCTCAAAAGTCGCCCTCAGCGCCTACCATCGGTCTCATGACCTGGCGACATTGATCCACCAGCCGTGTCTCCCGAGGGCCGCCTCGGACGCCGTTCCTCCGACGTCCGAATCGCTCCTTCGGGAAGGCCTCATGACTCTCTCACCTGCGCGTGTGCCCAGTGTCGGAACCGGTGGTGTCCGGCGGCTGACGGTCACGCTGTACGGATACGCGTTCCTCGACGACTTCGTGCTGCTCTACCCGGTGTACGCGCTGCTGTTCAGCGACACCGGGCTGTCGATCTGGCAGATCTCCTCACTGTTCGCCCTGTGGTCGATCACGGGCATTCTGCTGGAGGTTCCCTCCGGCGCCTGGGCCGACGCGGTCTCCCGACGGCTGCTGCTGTGGCTGGGGCCGCTGCTCACGGCCGCCGGCTTCGCCCTGTGGGTGATCGTTCCGTCGTACTGGGCCTTCGCCCTCGGCTTCGTCCTGTGGGGTGTGCGCGGTGCGCTCGGCTCCGGGGCGCTGGAGGCACTGGTGTACGACGAGCTGGACCGGCTGGGTGCGGCCGACCGGTATGCGCGTGTCATCGGCCGGGCCCAGGCGTTCGGGATGGTCGCCGTGATGGCGGCGATGGGGCTGGCCGGGCCGGTGCTCGACTTCGGTGGCTACCCGGCCGTGGGCGCGGCGAGTGTGCTGGTCTGTGTGCTGACCTCGGTGGTGGCGACGCGGTTCCCCGAGCACCGGGAAGCGGTGACCGAAGGGAAGGAGCGGGCCTCCACGTTCGCCACCCTGCGGACCGGGCTCGCGGAGGCCCGCCGGGACCGTTCCGTACGCGGGGCGCTGCTGCTCGTTCCGGCCGTCGGGGCGGTCTGGGGGGCCCTCGACGAGTACACGCCGTTGCTCGTCCGGAACACCGGGGTCGCCGAGCAGACGGTCCCGTATCTGCTGCTGGTGATCTGGGTGGGGCCGGCGATCGGCAGCCTGTTGACCGGCGTCGGTGAGCGGCTGGGCATGAGCGGGCTCGGGCTGGTGCTCGCGGGATCGGCGTTCGCCCTGGCCGTGGGTTCGCTGATGGGTACTCCGGTCGGGATCGGGCTTGTGGCTGTCGCCTTCGGCGGCTTTCAGCTGGTCAACGTCCTTGCCGACGCGCGGCTGCAGGACCGGATCGAGGCGGCTCGTCGGGCGACGCTGACGTCCGTCGCGAGTATGGGGACCGAACTGGCCACGGTGGGTGTCTTCGCCGCGTACGCCATGGTCGGTGCGTCGTATGCGCACGGGGTCGTGTTCGCCTTGTTCGCGGTGCCGTATGCGGTGACGGCGATCGTGTTGGTGCGGAGGGGCGCCTAGGGGGTGGGGGCGTGGGGATCTCGGGCGGCTGCAGGCTCGTCGTGGCTGGTCGCGCAGTTCCCCGCGCCCCTTGAGTGAGCCCCTCTCAGGAAGTACGCAACGAATCGTCGTCCACCCCGTCGCGCACGCAACGAATCCCTCATCGGCGCGCAATGGCTGCCGCTTGTCCGGCCCGGCGCGCCGACCGTACCGTCTATGTGGCCCCCCGAACCCCCCTTTGTCCCGGTGAGGAACACGCATGCGTACCGCCCTGCTCCAGAGCTCCGGTCGTCCCGGCTCGGTCGTCGGGAACCTGAAGGTGCTCGACGAAGCCGCTGGGCGGGCGGCCGCGGGTGGGGCGGGGCTGTTGGTGGCGCCGGAGATGTTCTTGACCGGGTATGCGATCGGCGACGACATAGGTCGGCTCGCCGAGGCCGCCGACGGTGACTCCGCCGAGGCGGTCGCCGACCTCGCGGGGCGGCACGGGGTCGCGATCGCGTACGGGTATCCGGAGCGTGCCGGTGAGGCGGTCTTCAACTCCGCCCAGCTCATCTCCGCCGACGGCATCCGGCTCGCCAACTACCGCAAGACCCATCTCTTCGGCTGCTTCGAGCGGGACCACTTCACGCCGGGCGAGCAGCCCGTCGTACAGGCCGAACTGGGCGGGCTCCGGGTCGGGATCATGATCTGCTACGACGTGGAGTTCCCGGAGAACGTCCGTGCGCACGCCCTCGCCGGGACCGATCTGCTGGTGGTGCCGACGGCCCAGATGCATCCGTTCCAGTTCGTCGCGGAGTCGATGATCCCGGTGCGGGCGTTCGAGAACCAGATGTATGTCGCGTACGTCAACCGGGTCGGCCGGGAAGGGGAGTTCGAGTTCGTCGGGCTGTCCACGCTGGCCGGGCCCGACGGGGTCGCGCGCACCCGCGCCGGGCGCGAGGAGGAACTCGTCCTCGCCGATGTCGACCCCGCCCTCCTCGCGGCCTCGCGCGAGGCGAACCCGTATCTGAACGACCGCCGTCCCGGCCTCTACGGGTCCCTCGTCTGAGATCCGCCACCCCGTACCTTTCTTGTCGCAAGGAGTCCGTACCCCATGACGTCCACCGTGCCCAACGCCATCGAGCACGCAGACGAGCAGCAGCCGCCGATCACCATGTTCGGCCCGGACTTCCCGTACGCGTACGACGACTTCCTGGCCCACCCGGCCGGTCTGGGCCAGATCCCGGCGACCGAGCAGGGGACCGAGGTCGCGGTCATCGGCGGCGGGCTGTCCGGCATCGTGGCGGCGTACGAGCTGATGAAGATGGGGCTGAAGCCCGTGGTGTACGAGGCCGACCGGATCGGCGGGCGGCTGCGGACGGTCGGGTTCGAGGGGTGCGATCCGTCGCTCACCGCCGAGATGGGCGCCATGCGCTTTCCGCCGTCCTCCACGGCGCTCCAGCACTACATCGACCTGGTCGGGCTGGAGACCCGGCCCTTCCCCAATCCGCTCGCGGACGTGACGCCTTCGACCGTCGTCGATCTCAAGGGCGAGTCGCACTACGCCGAGACGATCGACGACCTGCCGCAGGTCTACCGGGATGTCGCCGCGGCCTGGAACGCCTGTCTCGAAGAGGGCGCCGACTTCTCCGACATGAACCGGGCGCTGCGCGAGCGGGACGTGCCGCGCATCCGGGAGATCTGGGCGAAGCTCGTCGAGCGGCTCGACAACCAGACCTTCTACGGCTTCCTCTGCGACTCCGAGGCCTTCAAGTCCTTCCGGCACCGCGAGATCTTCGGCCAGGTCGGCTTCGGCACCGGCGGCTGGGACACCGACTTCCCGAACTCCATCCTGGAGATCCTGCGGGTCGTCTACACCGAGGCCGACGACCACCACCGCGGCATCGTCGGCGGCAGCCAGCAGCTTCCGCTGCGGCTCTGGGAGCGCGAGCCGGAGAAGATCGTGCACTGGCCGTACGGGACGTCGCTGAAGTCCCTGCACACGGACGGCGAGCCGCGGCCCGCCGTGACCCGGCTGCACCGGACCGCCGGCAACCGGATCACCGTGACAGACGCGAACGGGGACATCCGTACGTACCCGGCGGCGATCTTCACCGCCCAGTCCTGGATGCTGCTGTCGAAGATCGCCTGCGACGACTCGCTCTTCCCGATCGACCACTGGACGGCGATCGAGCGGACCCACTACATGGAGTCGAGCAAGCTGTTCGTCCCCGTCGACCGGCCGTTCTGGCTGGACAAGGCCGTCGACGACAGGGGAAACCCGACCGGCCGTGACGTCATGTCGATGACGCTCACCGACCGGATGACGCGCGGCACCTACCTCCTCGACGACGGTCCGGACAAACCCGCCGTCATCTGCCTCTCCTACACATGGTGCGACGACAGCCTGAAGTGGCTGCCGCTGTCCGCGAGTGAGCGGATGGAGGTCATGCTGAAGTCGCTCGGTGAGATCTACCCGAACGTCGACATCCGGAGCCACATCATCGGCAACCCGGTGACGGTCTCCTGGGAGAACGAGCCGTACTTCATGGGCGCGTTCAAGGCCAACCTGCCCGGCCACTACCGCTACCAGCGGCGCCTGTTCACGCACTTCATGCAGGACCGGCTGCCCGAGGACAAGCGGGGCATCTTCCTCGCCGGTGACGACATCTCCTGGACGGCCGGCTGGGCCGAGGGCGCGATCCAGACCGCGCTCAACGCGGTCTGGGGGGTCATGCACCACTTCGGCGGGGCGACGGACGCGACCAACCCCGGGCCGGGGGACGTCTACGACGAGATCGCGCCGGTGGAACTCCCGGAGGACTAGGGCGAGTTCGGCGACCTAGATCCCGGCCGCCCGGGCCGACGCGTACACCTCGGCGGCCACGTCCTTGAGTTCCTCGGCGTCCCGCAGGCCGTACTGGAGGTCGAGGAAGATCTCGTCGAGGCCGATCGCGGCGTGGGCGGCGAGGTCCTCGGCGAGCTGGTCGGCGTTGCCCTGGAAGGGGTGGCGGTCCGCGCCTTCGTAGGCCTTGACCTGGTACTGCACATTGATCCGCAGCACCGACCGGAGCGGCCTGATGCGGCGGCGTTCGGTGGCAAGATTGCGCAACTGGCGCCACTGGGTGGCCAGTTCCTCGACGCCCAGGCCGACCGGCAGCCAGCCGTCGGCGTGGTCGACGAGTCTGCGCCGGGCTCTCGCGGTGCTCCCGGAGAGCAGGATGGGGATGGGCCGGCGGGGCTTGGGACCCACGACGGCGGAGGCGATCTTCGTGAGCCGTCCGTCGTACGACACCGGGTCCGGGCCCCAGACCGCCCGACACACCCCGATCAGCTCCTCCAGTACCTGGCCGCGCTCCTCGAAGGGCCGGACGGCCGCCGCGGCGTACTCGTCGAGGGACCAGCCGGTGCCGAGGCCCGCGACCACCCGGCCGCCGCTCGCCGCGTCCAACGAGGCGAGGGACTTGGCGAGTTGGAACGGCACGTGCAGCGGGGCGATCAGGCTCGTGCCCAGCCGGACCCGCTCGGTGGCGGCCGCGGCCAGGGTGAGCGTGACCAGGGGCTCGGCCACATGCCGGTAGTGGTCCGGCCAGGGCAGGCCCTCCAGGCCGTAGAGGCCCTGCGACGGTGGCTCCGGGAACAGGGCCCGTTCGAAGACCCACAGACTGTCGTAGCCGATGCCCTCGGCCGTACGCGCCACGTCGGGCACGTCCTTTCCGATGTCGTACTGCCGCATCTGGGGAAGGGCGAGCCCGAGCCGTAACGCCATGCCATGTGCTCCTCTGCGAGGGATCTGCTCAAGTCGAACGTATTACGTTCACAAAGCAGTGCGCTCGGCGCGGGTCTGTTCGCTCCGGTTCGGCGGGTCGGTCCGTTCCGGCCCGGCGGTGACGTCGGCGGCGTGCGGTTCAGTCCGGCAGCGGGGTCAGCAGCATGCGGCCCGCCAGGCCCACCGCCGCGTCCAGACGGTGGCCGAACTCCTCGGCGAGATCGGGGAGTCCGCGCAGCGCCCAGAGCGCGCGAGCGGCCGACCAGGTGGCCTCACGGGCCCGTTCCAGACTCCACGCGCCGAGCAGATGGGTGAGCGGATCGGCGATCTGGAGGAGATCCGGACCCGGCATCAGCTCCTCGCGGATGCGCTCCTCCAACGACACGAGGACATCGCCCACATACTCGAACTCGTCCTCCAGATCGACGGGTTCGCAGCCGAGCGTACGGCAGGTGTCCACGACGGCGAGCGCGAGATCGTGCCCGATGTGCGCATTGATGCCGGACAGGGCGAACTGCAGCGGTCGTACGCCGGGATGGCGCCGGAACTGCAGCAACGGCCGCCAGCACGCGGGCGTACACCCTCCCTCGGCGACCCGCAGATACCGCTCGGCGAAGAGCACGTCCAGGGTGATCGCGGCCTCGGCGTCCGGGAAGCGGCCGGCGTCCAGCCGCCGGTCGATGGCCTCCGTGACGGTGAGGTAGACGCGGTTGAAGACCGCGACCCCGTCCCGCTCGGGCAGGACCGCATCGAGGGCGCGCATACGGGAGACGACTGTGTCTACTGAATCCACGGAATTGGTGAAATGTTCCAACTGCGCCATAGGGGGCAGGGTCCCAGGCCTACGCTGACACCGGTGCCGCCGTGCCCGGCGCGTCCCCGGAACGGGGTAACGCGGGCGCGACGGGAAGTGCCGGGAAGCCGGGGGGCTTCGGTCCGGGGAGCAGGGGGGAGCACCACGTGTCAGGCTTACGCGCCCAGCGTCTGGCCGCACGCCGAGCCGAACGCAGGCGGGCGGCGCGGCGCGGCGCCATGGTGGCCGCCGCGGCGGTCGTGGCCGTCGTCGGCACCGTCACCGGGATGGTGACCGCGTTGCACGGCGACAGAGGTGCCGACGAGGCCCGACCGCTGATGAGCCCCTCGCCGGGTCTTCGGTCCGATCCGGCCGATCCGGTCGAGTCGACGCCGGGCTCGCCCTCCCCGTCGAGGACCTCGCCCCCGCCGTCGCCCTCGAAGTCGCCCGCCCCCTCCAAGAGGGCCAGGGTGCGGCCCTCGGCGGAGAAGACCGAACCGCGGACGGAACCCGTGACCGACTCCGGTGAGCTCTACCGCCACCCCGACTCCCAGGTCCTCGACTGGGTGCGCGACAACCCGGGCGACCCGCGCAGCGCCGTCATCGAGGCCGGCATCGCCGAGCGGCCGGCCGCCGTCTGGTTCACCGACCCGACCCCGGCCACCACGACCTCCCAGGTCGCGGCGGTCGCCTCCGGGGGCGCCGCGCAGGGGCGGGTGCCGGTCCTCGTGGCGTACGCGATCCCGGACCGCGACTGCGGCGGGGCCTCGCAGGGCGGGGCGTCGACCCTGGACGCGTACGACGCGTGGATCGACGCGTTCGCCGCCGGGCTCGGCTCGGACGACGTCATCGTGATCCTGGAGCCGGACGCGATCGCCCAGTCCGACTGCCTCTCCGCCGGCGCCCGCGCCGACCGCTTCGCCTCGCTCGCCCGCGCCGGCCGCGTCATCAAGGCGGCCAACCCCGACGCCCGCGTCTACTACGACGCCGGGCACTCGGAATGGAACGCGCCGGACAAGCAGGCCGCACTCCTGCGTCAGGCGGGCGCCGCCTCGCCCGACGGCTCCGACGGCGTCTTCAGCAACGTGTCCAACTTCAACCCCACCGACGCCGAGGCCGCCTATACCCGCCGGGTCCTCGACGCCCTCGGCGGCCCCGCGGGCCTCGGCGCGGTCATCGACACCAGCCGCAACGGCAACGGTGCCCCGCCCGACGGCGCATGGTGCGACCCCGCCGGCCGCGGCCTCGGCCGGTCACCGACCCTCGACACCGGTGAGCCCCGCGTCGACGCCTACCTGTGGGTCAAGCTGCCGGGCGAGTCCGACGGGTGCCGGGGGAGGGCGGGGGCGTTCTCCCCGGGGTACGCGTACGAGCTGGCGCGGGGGTGAGAGGCCCCGGCGGCGGACGTCGGCGATCGGGGCCGGTCGGCCACGCGCACGGCACCCACTGAGCGTCCGCCCGGGACCACTTCAGGCCTTGGGGTCGGGGACCGCCACGCCCGGCCGATCGACCCGCGGGCGGTCCCGCTCGCCGGGCCGCAGCACGCCCGCGAAGAGGACGAGCCCGCACGCCAGCACGGTCACCAGGCCGAACGACACGACCAGGCTGGTCAGCTCTGCCAGACCGCCGATCGCGCTCGGCGCGACCAGCCCGGAGGTGTACGTGATGGTCGCGACGCCCGCGATGGCCTGGCTGGGGTTCGGCCCGCTGCGGCCGGCGGCGGCGAAGCAGAGCGGTACGACGACGGCGATGCCCAGGCCCATCAGCGCGAAGCCGGACATCGCGACCGCCGGATCGTTCGCGACGACGATCAGCAGACCGCCGAGCGCGGCGAGGACCCCGCCCGCCCGTACGGTGCGGACCGCGCCGAATCGGTTGACCACCGCGTCGCCCGCGATCCGGGCCAGCGCCATGGTCAGCATGAAACCGGTGGTGCACGCCGCCGCGAGCCCGGCAGAGGTCGCCAACTGGTCCCGCAGATAGACCGCCGACCAGTCCAGCGCCGCCCCCTCCGCGAACACCGCGCAGAACCCGACCGCGCCGATCAGCAGCGCCGACCTCGGCGGCAGCGCGAACCGGGGCGGCGGCTCCTCGTCCTCGGTGGGCCTGAGGTCCAGCACCCACTGGCAGGCGACCAGACCGAGGACCGTGAGCGCGGCCGCCGCCAGCGCGTGGTGCAGCCGCGCGTCCGAGCCCAGGTGGGCGGCGAGAGTGCCGGCCGCCGAGCCGACCAGGGCGCCCGCACTCCACATGCCGTGCAGGCCCGACATGATCGACTTCCCCAGACGGTTCTCGACCTCGACGCCGAGCGCGTTCATCGCCACGTCCGCCATGCCCGCCGTCGCGCCGTACACGAACAGTGCGAGGCACAGCGTCCACAGACTCGGCGCGAGGGCCGGCAGGATCAACGCGATCGTCCACAGCGAGATCAGCCCGCGCAGCGCCGTACGGGCGCCGAAGTGGTGGCTGATCCGGCCCGCGAGCGGCATCGCCACGGACGCCCCGATCGCCGGGAAGGCGAGCGCGAGACCCAGCTGGCCCGCGCTGACCCCGGCATGGTCCTGGATCCACGGCACGCGCGTCGCGAACGAGCCGGTGACGGCACCGTGCACCGCGAACACGGCCGCCACGGCGTACCGCGCCCGCCTCACCTCGCGCTGCTCGTAGACCACCGCGCTCATTCTCCGCCCTCCCTGGTTCCCCGGAACTCCTGGACCCGGGTCTGTCGGTGGCCCCCAGCCTCCGGCCTCCGCTCGCGCCGCGTAAACTATCAGGAACCCTGCCTGATAGATAGGGAGTCGCGTCCGAGGCCCACAGGCCGTACGGCGTCGCCGATCTGGGAGGATCCCGGCATGCCCGCATCACCCAGCACCGCCCGGGCCATCAACGACCGGCTCGCCCTGCGGCTGCTGCAGCAGGAAGGGCCGCTGACGGCAGGGCGGTTGAAGCAGCTCACCGGCCTGTCCCGGCCCACGGTCGCCGACCTCGTGGAGCGCCTGGGGGCCGCCGGGCTGATCGAGGTCGTGGGGGAGTCGGGGGAGC
Encoded proteins:
- a CDS encoding GuaB1 family IMP dehydrogenase-related protein, yielding MRFLNDIQPAYDLTYDDVFMVPSRSAVGSRQDVDLASPDGTGTTIPLVVANMTAIAGRRMAETVARRGGLVVIPQDIPNEVVTDVISWVKSRHLVLDTPIVLNPHQTVADALALLPKRAHNAGVVVDEALRPVGVVTDADLTGVDRFTQLEVVMSRDLLLLDADIDPREAFNRLDAANRRYAPAVDKDGRLAGILTRKGALRATLYTPAVDADGKLRIAAAVGVNGDFAGKAQELLDAGVDTLVIDTAHGHQESMINAIKLVRDLAPRVPIVAGNIVAAEGVRDLIEAGADIVKVGVGPGAMCTTRMMTGVGRPQFSAVLECAAEAKKYGKHVWADGGVRHPRDVAMALAAGASNVMIGSWFAGTYESPGDLQQDADGRLYKESFGMASARAVRNRTSEESAYDRARKALFEEGISTSRMFLDPVRPGVEDLIDSVIAGVRSSCTYAGAGSLEEFAERAVVGIQSAAGYAEGKPLHASWS
- a CDS encoding LLM class F420-dependent oxidoreductase — its product is MALRLGLALPQMRQYDIGKDVPDVARTAEGIGYDSLWVFERALFPEPPSQGLYGLEGLPWPDHYRHVAEPLVTLTLAAAATERVRLGTSLIAPLHVPFQLAKSLASLDAASGGRVVAGLGTGWSLDEYAAAAVRPFEERGQVLEELIGVCRAVWGPDPVSYDGRLTKIASAVVGPKPRRPIPILLSGSTARARRRLVDHADGWLPVGLGVEELATQWRQLRNLATERRRIRPLRSVLRINVQYQVKAYEGADRHPFQGNADQLAEDLAAHAAIGLDEIFLDLQYGLRDAEELKDVAAEVYASARAAGI
- a CDS encoding flavin monoamine oxidase family protein; its protein translation is MTSTVPNAIEHADEQQPPITMFGPDFPYAYDDFLAHPAGLGQIPATEQGTEVAVIGGGLSGIVAAYELMKMGLKPVVYEADRIGGRLRTVGFEGCDPSLTAEMGAMRFPPSSTALQHYIDLVGLETRPFPNPLADVTPSTVVDLKGESHYAETIDDLPQVYRDVAAAWNACLEEGADFSDMNRALRERDVPRIREIWAKLVERLDNQTFYGFLCDSEAFKSFRHREIFGQVGFGTGGWDTDFPNSILEILRVVYTEADDHHRGIVGGSQQLPLRLWEREPEKIVHWPYGTSLKSLHTDGEPRPAVTRLHRTAGNRITVTDANGDIRTYPAAIFTAQSWMLLSKIACDDSLFPIDHWTAIERTHYMESSKLFVPVDRPFWLDKAVDDRGNPTGRDVMSMTLTDRMTRGTYLLDDGPDKPAVICLSYTWCDDSLKWLPLSASERMEVMLKSLGEIYPNVDIRSHIIGNPVTVSWENEPYFMGAFKANLPGHYRYQRRLFTHFMQDRLPEDKRGIFLAGDDISWTAGWAEGAIQTALNAVWGVMHHFGGATDATNPGPGDVYDEIAPVELPED
- a CDS encoding DUF5995 family protein → MAQLEHFTNSVDSVDTVVSRMRALDAVLPERDGVAVFNRVYLTVTEAIDRRLDAGRFPDAEAAITLDVLFAERYLRVAEGGCTPACWRPLLQFRRHPGVRPLQFALSGINAHIGHDLALAVVDTCRTLGCEPVDLEDEFEYVGDVLVSLEERIREELMPGPDLLQIADPLTHLLGAWSLERAREATWSAARALWALRGLPDLAEEFGHRLDAAVGLAGRMLLTPLPD
- a CDS encoding amino acid permease; amino-acid sequence: MLDQGAPPQNDKQPAPPPDGVGARLMRRKPVERLVAEGGQGEGGSLRRSLGLWQLTMISIGATLGTGIFVVLGEAVPKAGPAVTLSFVIAGLTALFSALSYAELAGTIPVSGSSYSYAYATMGELVAWVCGWCLVLEYGVSVSAVAVGWGEYLNELLDGTVGVTLPAALSAPPGDGGIFNLPALIVVLLAMAFLLGGARESARANTIMVVVKIAALLLFCLIGLQGFRSGNYENFMPLGMAGVSAAGATLFFSYIGFDAASTAGEEAKNAQRDLPRAIMLSLVIVTALYVLVAAVAIGARPWERFGESEAALAGIMKDVTGDAFWGTLLAAGAVIAIASVVLTVLYGQTRILFAMSRDGLVPTVFSRVHPRTGTPRVNTVIVSLFCGVLAAAIPLGQLADATSIGTLFAFALVNVAVVVLRRTRPDMPRTFRVPLSPVLPALGFAFCVWMMGSLDSVTWVVFGVWMAVGLVFYFSYGYRRSRLATPSTSPSPSAPSTPEK
- a CDS encoding MFS transporter, which produces MTLSPARVPSVGTGGVRRLTVTLYGYAFLDDFVLLYPVYALLFSDTGLSIWQISSLFALWSITGILLEVPSGAWADAVSRRLLLWLGPLLTAAGFALWVIVPSYWAFALGFVLWGVRGALGSGALEALVYDELDRLGAADRYARVIGRAQAFGMVAVMAAMGLAGPVLDFGGYPAVGAASVLVCVLTSVVATRFPEHREAVTEGKERASTFATLRTGLAEARRDRSVRGALLLVPAVGAVWGALDEYTPLLVRNTGVAEQTVPYLLLVIWVGPAIGSLLTGVGERLGMSGLGLVLAGSAFALAVGSLMGTPVGIGLVAVAFGGFQLVNVLADARLQDRIEAARRATLTSVASMGTELATVGVFAAYAMVGASYAHGVVFALFAVPYAVTAIVLVRRGA
- a CDS encoding Lrp/AsnC family transcriptional regulator, producing the protein MLNDLDERIVHALAEDARRSYSDIGQLVGLSAPAVKRRVDRLRATGAITGFTVRVDPAALGWETEGFVEIYCRRNTSPETIQRGLERYQEVVAASTVTGEADAVVQVFASDMRHFERVLERIAGEPFVERTKSVLVLSPLLRRFSSGAPA
- a CDS encoding carbon-nitrogen hydrolase family protein, with amino-acid sequence MRTALLQSSGRPGSVVGNLKVLDEAAGRAAAGGAGLLVAPEMFLTGYAIGDDIGRLAEAADGDSAEAVADLAGRHGVAIAYGYPERAGEAVFNSAQLISADGIRLANYRKTHLFGCFERDHFTPGEQPVVQAELGGLRVGIMICYDVEFPENVRAHALAGTDLLVVPTAQMHPFQFVAESMIPVRAFENQMYVAYVNRVGREGEFEFVGLSTLAGPDGVARTRAGREEELVLADVDPALLAASREANPYLNDRRPGLYGSLV